The Jatrophihabitans sp. genome segment TCCATAATCACCTTTCGCGACTGCTCCCAAGCCTCAAGACGCCAAAGATCTACCCAACCGTCCTCGGGAAGCGCCCGTTGGTACCACTGCGGACCGTTTGGTTTAATCTGCCCACGCGCTGCAGGAACATTGATCTTGAGTTCCAACATCGCCGATTTGAGCTTCGCCTGAGCCGTCCGGAGTAGCTCAACGTCCTCGGTAGGAGCAACCGCACCCGTGTCAACCACGGCTTGCCAGTCCCTACGGGCATGCCGCCAGAGTTCGACGGTCCAGAATCGATGAAGCTGCTTCCAATCACGGTCGTCCGGCCTGTTCAGCAGCCACTCCGGATGGAGGCGTCGAATCTCATCAAGAAGTTCGGTCGTCACTAGCTCGGCTTCAGTTGGCAAATGACGCCGGTGCCCCGCCAGGACCGCGTCTCGATCACGAGCAGATGCCTCGACGTTCGAGGAGCGAGCGATCTCAAGCAAGATGCTGGGCGCTACGACAACCTCGAAGTCCATCTCGCGGGCGAGGGCGTAGAAAGCGGGACCATTACCAGTGCGCCCCAGCATCGACCAGATGTTCGTGTCTAGGAGCACCCGCTGCTGCTTGGGTCTCTTCGGAATTCTGGCTGCGCTCATATCTCGCCTTAGATATCGCCGTCGGGATCCGGCCACTGCTACTTCTTGGCCCACGAGCGGTCCGCTAAGACTAGGGAGTCAAAGGGCGGGACGCTCCAGCGCCGGGGCCAGTCGTTGGCGCGCAGCTACAGCTCGAGCACCTTGGCGATCTCGTCCAGGACCGCGTCAATAGCGGCAGTGGAAAGCCCGTCTCGTTCGTCGGTCGTGAAAAGTGTCCGTCCTTCAACGAACCCGTTCGCCACGTACCATTGCCGCTTCCACGCCCACGATGCCTGGTAGCTCGGCACGTCCAGCATCCCCAGGTGCTCCAGCACGATCGGCTCGCCAGCGTCGGTCACTGCGGTGAAGTCCGGCAGCAGTCGGCCGCCGGTGACCACCCCCGGTAGTCGCTGTTCGTACTGGAAGATGTCCGGACCGAACCTCTCCAGCATGCGGTTCAGTATGACGACCTCACTCTTAGATCGGACCAGCGTTCCGTCAGAGGCGCGGTGTCGCAGATGCTCTGCGAACGGCTGCTCCTCCCCTGGCCGCCGCACCGCCGTCAGCGCGAACAGGTTGGTGTTGCGTCGCGCGGTTTCTGAGCGCTCTGCCCTGGTCAGGTCAAGCAGTACGCTGGGGTCGTCGCCCTCGACCAGCAGGACGAGTTTCTTGCGCGCCCGGGTCAGCGCGGTATACGCCAGTTCCCGCGAGAGCATTCGTGACGACTTGGGCAGCACGACCAGCACAGTCTCGAACTCCGACCCTTGCGCCTTGTGGACCGTCAGCGCGTACGCTAGCTCCAGCGCGCTGGTGTCACCGCCGCCCCCGAAGTAAAAGTGCTCGTGCTCGCGACGGGCCAGAGCCAGCGCCCACTGTGTGCCGTAGCCCTTGTTCGCCACCGACGCGATTAGTCCGACCTCGCCATTGGCCAGGTACTCCTCAACCTTGGTCTTGTGCTGGTGGTCCCAGCCTTTGCGGTAACCGTTGGTCACGCAGATGACCTTGTCTCGCACGACGATGTCCTCCGCTCCCAGCGCCCGGTGCTGCTTGCGGCCCTTGGCGAGCTCGGCGCAGCGGAATGTCGCCTGCATCAATCGGTTGAGCTCGTACACCCCGTGCGAGTTCATCCGTACTGGGGACAGGACCTGAAACTTCTCCGCGCCGGAGTGGTCACCGAACGGGACGTAGCCGTCGACGATGCCGAGTGCAGCGTCGAACCCAGCCGGGCTGTCCGCACCGATCTGCTTGGCTAGCTGCGCGAGCAGCGCCGCCCGCAGCTCCTCCGGGGACTTCCAGAACACGATTTCCAAATCGCCGATCTGCCGGACGCCGCCGGGCAGCACCTTTGCCAACTGCTGGCCGTACGCCTCTGCCCGGGCGACTGCGTCGTTCGGCTCGAATACAAGCGGCTGCTCCCCGCCTGGGCCGGCCAGGTCATCGCCCGCGGACTCGCCCGGCAGCAGCGCCGGGTCGCCGTCGAGCTCAGCCAGGATGCGATCCGCGTCGACCGGTTGGGTGTCGTCGGTGAACCACGCGGCGAGCGCCAGCGCCTTTGAGCCGCCGGCCGCGCGTAGCTGAACTTGCAGCCGAGCCAGCGCGCCGTTGGCGGCCCGCTGCGGGCTGCCCAGCGGTGCGTCGGCGGCCCGGTCCAGCAGCGATACTAGGTCCGCGAAGGGCCGACCTGGGCCGATCGGCGGCAGCTGGTTGGGGTCGCCGACCAGTATCAGGCGCTGGATGAACCCCAAGTTCAGCGCACCGATAACGGCGGCGAGGTCGTCCTCGGTCAGCATCGAGCACTCATCGACGACTACGGTGCGCTTGCCGGTGTAAAGACCCTTGGCCTTGGCCGCTGCGGTGCTCGCGGTCGTCAGTGGGCGCTGGCGCGCGCCGTCGTACCGGCCCTGCCGGTAGAGGAACTGACTGACGGTCATCGCCTCGCCGGCGGCGGCCTGAGCGAGCCGAACGCGGGCCTTGCCGGTCGGGGCTAGCAGCAGCACACCCTCCCCGACGAGCTTGCCGCTGCGCAGCAGCGCTCCCAGCACGCTGGTCTTGCCGGTGCCGGCTGAGCCGACGAGGCAGGACAGCTTGCGGGTCGTGATGCGCTCCAGCGCGTCGGCCTGCTCTTTCAGCGCGGCGACGTGCCGGTTGTCGGCCAGGTCGATCTTGGCCGTGCCGATCGCGTCGACGAGGAGGTCATGCCAATCCTCGCCCAGGCTCGGCGCGCTAACCCCGGCCCGGGCGAGCAGCTTCTTCGTCAGCGTGCTCGCGATGGTGGCCCGTTCGACGAGCTGGACGACTGGGACCTCCACGCCCTCGGGGTCTGGGGTGGTCGTCCGCAGCACCTCGATGTCCAGGTCGGGAAGTGCCTCCAGCGCGAACGGCGGCAGGACCAGCGGGCTGGAAAGGTCCAGCGCCGCCACCCGCTCGGCGGCCTCACCTTCGGCCAGCAGCGTATCCCCGCGCTCGGCGGAGTCGCGTAGCACCGCGACCAACGCCGCCCGGATCCGGCGCGGGTCCATGCTGCCGGCCAGCGGCGGGTTGACCGGCGCCGGTGTCGGCGCGGGCAGACCGCCGAGCAGGCCGCGGTCCACCGTGCCGACGGTGATTGGCCCCTCCCGGTTCTCGCCGCGGCCGCTGCCCAGGTCGACCTCGGCTAGCCGGTAGGGGTTGGCCAGTGCGTCGACATCCGATACCGGCGCACGGGTGCTCGCGTTCCGTCGCTGAGGATCCTGCCAACGGCTCGCGGCATCACTGGTGACGTCCAGACGGGACAGTAGGTGCAGGAACTCGCGGCGCTTGGCCGGCAGCACAGACCAAATCCGGCCCGCGATGGCGAGGTCCGCGGCGTACACAGGACGGGGCGGCGGCTGCCTGCCCTCCAGCAGCGCCGCGATCAGCGGCCAAGGGTTCTCGTCGTTGCGCAGCGTGCCCGAGCCGAGCAGCTCGCGGACCATGCTGGTTCCCAGCCGGAGCCCCATCCCTTCCAACGTCGCGCCCAATCCTGGGTAGGAGCCGCGAGCGGTCCACTGCTCAGCGATGCGCGCGTTGATCCACTCCTCGCGCTGCTCCCAGGGGCCGGTGGCGATGCCGTGGGCGCGCACGCTCCGGACCGCCTCGAGCGTCGCCGTCAGCATCGCCAGTGCGACGTCAGGACCGGCGAGCTCGCTGCCGTAGGAGAACGCCCGCACGTGTGCGTCGTCGACACCGATTGCGATCTGCTCGGCCAGGCCGGCGCGGTGCGCGTCCTCCTGCGGGTCGCCGGTGGGCCGCAGGTAGTCCTGGTAAGGCAGGAGCAACCCGTCGGTTCCGGTCGGCCGGATCGAGTGGCTAATCAGTCGGTCCCAAAGCGGCTGGTCTGGGCCGGTCGCGGACTTGTCGTACAGAAGCGTCGAGCTGATCTGGCTAAGCGTCCCGATGCCGAGCAGAAGCCGGTTATGCCGCTCATCGAGCGGGTGGCCAGTCTTGGTGTAGATCATGACCAGTGAGCTGTCGACGTCAAGCTGGCCGAAGATATGCTCGAGAAGCTGACGCTGCCGCCGGCCGTTGAACACCCACTTGCTTTCGAATGGCAAATCGACCAGCTCCGGGTCCAGCGGGTCAGGCAAACGCTCCTCGATGCTCTGTTGCTGGCGGGCCAGCATCCAGGCATACGGCACGGCGAAGGTTGAGTACGGCGGTACGACAATCTGCGTCGACGCCAGATGCCCGTGCGTCATCTTGGTGTTGGCGCTGTGGGCGTACGGGTGCTCAAACGTGCGCGTCCACGGCGTCGCGTTCATAAAAGGCGTGCCTTCGGCGGCGCACGGCGGGTGCTGCTTACTGCTCAACTCCGACAGCAGCCGGCCGGCCAGCGCATCCTCGGCGGCGTCGTTACGCTCCTCGCGGACCCGGTCCAATGCCAGGCAGAAGGAGTTGCGTGACGGAGCCGCGCACACGCGCGCATCCCAGCCGCTGTCATGCCAGGCGACGCGGACGGTCAGGTGACGCATAGGGACGTCCTTCCTCGGGCTGCTGCGCTGATTGTGCCCCTTCTCTGACATTTGGTCGCTACGTCCCGCTCGACACTGGCGGTATTTGGGCACGGCCCTTGCGGCACGGGCAAGTCAGCTGCCGTCGCGTCCGCTGGACGATCCGGTTTGCGAGACAAGAAACCAACCCCGCCCGCCGCACATATCAGCGCGACGTTGAGTCGACGATTGACCGCGACGCCGCGCCATATTCGGCGATCTTCGCCATCCTCCAACCGAGCTGGATCGACCGAGGCCGCGTACCCACGAGGGCGAATTTGAAAGCCAGCCCTGCCGAGCGCTCGCCGCGGCTTGTTCGGAGCCAATCGGCACACGGCGGCGAGCCGGGGCGCTGTCGGACCTCACGAGGGGCGGCGGCGTGGTCGCGTCCAGGATGGCCGAAGCACAAGCAAGGACCTCCCCGCACGCATCCTGAAGAGGGCTGCTTGTCGATTGCAGGGGCCGGCCGCCGGAGCCACGAGTAAGTAACAGTTAGCTACGCGTAACGCCGACGGCGAGTCAGCTTGCCCCGGTCGCCCAAGTAGTGGCGAGCGCCAGCCAGCTCGCGCACGGAACGACTGAGTCGGCCACAATCTCGACCTTTTTCGCGCATCGCCCGTGCTCCGCAGGCTGGCAGCCACGGCTGCAGCCTAGGGGTACCGCAGAGAGTCGTTTTAGTCCTACACTAAATGCTGACCGTTGGCCCGGACGGCAAGCTCTTGAATGCATCGACATTTGGCACACAAGCCGTGCCGCGGCGTGCCGACGCCTGCCGCCGCATGCCGAGCGCGAAGAAGGAGGCCGGGATGCCTTCCAGCCCCGAAAACCACCCGCAGGCCCGTGATTCCGAGCCCGACGAGCTACTTCAGGATCTGGCGCGCGATGACCATCCGGTTGATCTGGTTGGTTCCCTCGTAGATCTGGGTGATCTTGGCATCGCGCATCATCCGCTCCACCGGAAAGTCCTCGGTGTAGCCGTAGCCGCCGAAAAGCTGCACCGCGTCGGTGGTGACCTTCATGGCGACGTCGGAGGCGAATGCCTTCGCCGAGGCCGAGTACCAGGTCAGCCCCGGCTCGCCGCGTTCGGCCTTCGCGGCCGCGGCGTAGATCAGCTGGCGGGCCGCCTCGGTCTGCATGACCATGTCAGCGAGCATGAACTGCAGACCTTGGAAGTCGGCGATCGGCTTGCCGAACTGCCGCCGCTGCTTCATGTAAGCGATCGAGGCGTCGATCGCGCCCTGGGCGATTCCCAGCGCCTGGGCGCCGATGGTGAGCCGGGTGTGGTCCAGGGTGGCCAGGGCGGTCTTGAACCCGGTTCCGGGCTCGCCGATGATCCGGTCCGCCGGGATGGCGCAGTTGTCGAAGTGGATCTCACAGGTCGGCGAGCCCTTGATGCCCATCTTGCGCTCGTGGGTGCCGACCGAGAAGCCGGGATCGTCCTTGTGCACCACGAACGCCGAGATGCCGCGGGCGCCCTGGGACGGGTCGGTCACCGCCATCACGGTGTAGTGGGTGGACACGCCGGCGTTGCTGATCCAGCACTTGGTGCCGTTGAGCACCCAGTGGTCGCCGTCCAGCACCGCCCGGGTGCGCATCGCCGCGGCGTCGGAGCCGGCCTCGCGCTCGGACAGCGCGTAGGAGAACATCGCCTCGCCGGAGGCGACCGGCGGCAGCACCTGCTTCTTCAACTCCTCCGACGCCGACAGCAGCAGGGGCATCGTGCCGAGCTTGTTCACCGCCGGGATCAGCGAGGACGACGCGCAGACCCGGGCGACTTCTTCGATCACGATGGCGGTGGCCAGCGAGTCCGCGCCGGCGCCGCCGTACTCCTCGGGAATGTGGGTGGCGTGGAAACCCGCCCGCACCAGAGCGGCCAGCACATCGTGCGGGAACTCGGCCGTCCGGTCCACCTCGGCTGCCCTGGGCGCGATCTTGTCCTCGGCCAGCGAGCGCACCGCCTCGCGCAGCATCGTGTGCTCGTCGGTGAGCCGGTAAGTGTCGAAATTCGGATTGAGCGCCATGGTGTTAAGCGTCACCTATCCCCTAGCGCTGCGCAACGATCTGCGCCCATCATCACTGCCGGCACGGCCCGGCATCGCGGGCGCTCGGCCGGCACGTGCCAGCCGCCGGCCAGCCCTGCGCTGCCGCCAGCCGACCAGTGTCTGACGGCCGGGCCGGACGGGCAATCAGCGGGCTGTTCGGCGAGCGAAAACGGTGCTAAGGCGCCGACGCGATAGCCTCGGGGCAGCCCGGCCACACCGCCGAGCGTCCTCTCCATGGGGGACCACCTAGCAGGAGTGAAAGATCTATGACTCAGCGTCCTCGCCTCTCGGTGATCGGAACCGGCTACCTGGGGGCCACCCACGCGGTGTGCATGGTCGAACTCGGCTACGACGTCATCGGCCTGGACGTCGACATCGCCAAGATCGAGGCGCTGCGCGGTGGCAAGATCCCGTTCTTCGAGCCCGGACTGCCTGAGCTGCTGGCCAAGCACATCGACTCGGGCCGGTTGCGTTTCACCACCGACTACGCAGAGGTGGCCGAGTTCGCCGACGTGCACTTCATCTGCGTCGGCACTCCGCAGAAGAAGGGCCAGTACGCCGCGGATCTGAGCTATGTCTCGGCCGCGTTCCGCTCGCTGGCTCCGCACCTTGATCGGCGGGTTCTGGTGGTCGGCAAGTCCACCGTGCCGGCCGGCACCGCGGTGCGGATGGCCAAGGTGCTGGCCGACCTGGCTCCGAACAAAGAGGTGGAGCTGGCCTGGAACCCCGAGTTCCTGCGGGAGGGTTTCGCCGTCGAGGACACCCTGCGTCCGGACCGGCTGG includes the following:
- a CDS encoding AAA family ATPase; this translates as MRHLTVRVAWHDSGWDARVCAAPSRNSFCLALDRVREERNDAAEDALAGRLLSELSSKQHPPCAAEGTPFMNATPWTRTFEHPYAHSANTKMTHGHLASTQIVVPPYSTFAVPYAWMLARQQQSIEERLPDPLDPELVDLPFESKWVFNGRRQRQLLEHIFGQLDVDSSLVMIYTKTGHPLDERHNRLLLGIGTLSQISSTLLYDKSATGPDQPLWDRLISHSIRPTGTDGLLLPYQDYLRPTGDPQEDAHRAGLAEQIAIGVDDAHVRAFSYGSELAGPDVALAMLTATLEAVRSVRAHGIATGPWEQREEWINARIAEQWTARGSYPGLGATLEGMGLRLGTSMVRELLGSGTLRNDENPWPLIAALLEGRQPPPRPVYAADLAIAGRIWSVLPAKRREFLHLLSRLDVTSDAASRWQDPQRRNASTRAPVSDVDALANPYRLAEVDLGSGRGENREGPITVGTVDRGLLGGLPAPTPAPVNPPLAGSMDPRRIRAALVAVLRDSAERGDTLLAEGEAAERVAALDLSSPLVLPPFALEALPDLDIEVLRTTTPDPEGVEVPVVQLVERATIASTLTKKLLARAGVSAPSLGEDWHDLLVDAIGTAKIDLADNRHVAALKEQADALERITTRKLSCLVGSAGTGKTSVLGALLRSGKLVGEGVLLLAPTGKARVRLAQAAAGEAMTVSQFLYRQGRYDGARQRPLTTASTAAAKAKGLYTGKRTVVVDECSMLTEDDLAAVIGALNLGFIQRLILVGDPNQLPPIGPGRPFADLVSLLDRAADAPLGSPQRAANGALARLQVQLRAAGGSKALALAAWFTDDTQPVDADRILAELDGDPALLPGESAGDDLAGPGGEQPLVFEPNDAVARAEAYGQQLAKVLPGGVRQIGDLEIVFWKSPEELRAALLAQLAKQIGADSPAGFDAALGIVDGYVPFGDHSGAEKFQVLSPVRMNSHGVYELNRLMQATFRCAELAKGRKQHRALGAEDIVVRDKVICVTNGYRKGWDHQHKTKVEEYLANGEVGLIASVANKGYGTQWALALARREHEHFYFGGGGDTSALELAYALTVHKAQGSEFETVLVVLPKSSRMLSRELAYTALTRARKKLVLLVEGDDPSVLLDLTRAERSETARRNTNLFALTAVRRPGEEQPFAEHLRHRASDGTLVRSKSEVVILNRMLERFGPDIFQYEQRLPGVVTGGRLLPDFTAVTDAGEPIVLEHLGMLDVPSYQASWAWKRQWYVANGFVEGRTLFTTDERDGLSTAAIDAVLDEIAKVLEL
- a CDS encoding acyl-CoA dehydrogenase codes for the protein MALNPNFDTYRLTDEHTMLREAVRSLAEDKIAPRAAEVDRTAEFPHDVLAALVRAGFHATHIPEEYGGAGADSLATAIVIEEVARVCASSSLIPAVNKLGTMPLLLSASEELKKQVLPPVASGEAMFSYALSEREAGSDAAAMRTRAVLDGDHWVLNGTKCWISNAGVSTHYTVMAVTDPSQGARGISAFVVHKDDPGFSVGTHERKMGIKGSPTCEIHFDNCAIPADRIIGEPGTGFKTALATLDHTRLTIGAQALGIAQGAIDASIAYMKQRRQFGKPIADFQGLQFMLADMVMQTEAARQLIYAAAAKAERGEPGLTWYSASAKAFASDVAMKVTTDAVQLFGGYGYTEDFPVERMMRDAKITQIYEGTNQINRMVIARQILK